The genomic stretch GAGACAATCGGTGCCGGTGCCCGTTGCGGTTCCGCTGGGCAGGTCAATAGCGGCCTCCATCACGGCGGCGGTGCGGGCTTGAACGGCAATGCTCATGGCTTCGATCAGCCCGGTTTGGCTCAGCCCTTCAGACAGGTGCAATGCCACATTGATGGTGCCCCAGTTGCGGCCAGAGTAGTCCACCCGGCTGCCCACACGTTCGGCATTGGAAAGGCCAACGGTAGCAACGGCATGGGCAGATATGCCTTCCACCTCCGCCATGGCCTCACAATAGTGGCGCACATCGCGCGAGGTCAGAAAGGCGACCGCGTCTTGGCTGCCGCGCGCGGACAGCTCGCTTGCGAACCACTCCTCAACTTCCAGCTCGGGAGGCAGATCGCGGTTGCGGACCTCACGCCAGAGAATGTGGCGGGCAGTGGCAAAACCCGGACGGTTTACCGCCCAGCTCAGCACCTGCATGTCAGCGCCTAGATCAAACTCGATCCAGGGGCGTTGCAGTGTGACGCGGCCCATCACAGGACTTCCAGCGGCTGAAACACGGGGCCTTCGGCAGTGTTTTGATGCCAGACGGAAATGCCAAAAGCGCGGGCCATCAGATCCGGCGTCAGCACCTGGGCGGGCGTGCCATCAGCTAGAATGCCCCCTTCTGCCAGCAGGATCAGCCGGGTACAGTGGCGGGCGGCCAATCCCAGATCATGCAGGGACACCAGGGCCGAGCGGCCTTCGTCGGCAAGCGCGGCAAAGACCTCCATGGTGGAAATCTGATGCGCCGGGTCCAGCCCGGCGGCGGGCTCATCCGCCATCAACAGCGGTGTATCCTGGGCCAGGGCGCGGGCAATCAGGGCGCGCGCCTGTTCGCCACCGGACAGCCGCGAGGCGGCGCGCTGGCGGAAGCACTCCAGCCCCATCCGACTGATCGCCTGATCGATTAGTGCCTGGTCGGCGGCGGGCAGTCGCAGCCCTTGGGGGAGATGTGGCAAGCGGCCAAGGGCGACCAGCTTTTCCACCGGGATCGGCCAGGCAATCTCGCGCGATTGCGGCATCCAGGACACTGCCCTGGCACGCTCTGAGGCGCTCATCTTGGCGAGTGAGCTGTGCCCGGTTGCGGCGAGCAACCCAAGGGCGGCGCGCATCAGGCTGGTCTTGCCGGTGCCATTGGGGCCAAGCAGGCCCACAAACTCACCCGGTTTGATATCGAAGGACACATCCTGAAGCACCGGGCGGTTGCGCAATGTCACAGACAGGTTCTGAACGGATAACAAGCTCATGCCAGGCCCTTCCGGGTCTTGTAGATCAGATGCAGAAACAACGGCGCACCAACCAAAGCGGTGACCACGCCGAGTTTCAGGTCGCGCGCGGGCAGAATTACCCGCACGGCGATATCCGCCAGCTGCAGCATGACCGCGCCGCTTAGGCCCGAGGCCCAGAGCAGCCGTGAGGGTTGCCCCCCCACAAAGGGGCGCAGGATATGCGGCACCACCAGACCGATAAAGCCGATGGCCCCGGCAACCGCCGTAGCGCCACCAATAATGCTGGCGGTGCCGATGACCAGCAAGAGCCGCAGCCGGTTCAGGTTCATTCCCAGCGTCTGCGCCGCGTCCTCACCCAGCGTCAGCGCATCCAGGCCGCGCGCCAATGTCAGCAGGATCGCGATGCCAACACCCACGAAGGGCAGCACCAGCCAGACATGCACCATCGAGCGGTCGGCCAGGGATCCCATCATCCAGAACACGATCTCATTTGCAGCAAAGGGATTGGGCGACAGGTTCAGCACCAGCGCCGTGAGCGCGCCTGCCAGGGCTGAAATCGCAATACCAGCCAGGATCAGCGACAGCGACCCGCCCTGTGGTCCGGCCAGGGACATAACCAGAAAGACACCCGCGAGGGCACCCGCCAGGGCCGCCAGCGGCAGACCCAGGGGCAGCGCTGCCGCCAACCCGGTGTTTATCGCCAGCACCGCGCCCAGGGCCGCCGAGGAGGAGACACCGATCAGACCAGGTTCCGCCAGTGGATTGCGCAGATAGCCTTGCATTGCGGCTCCGGCCAGGCCAAGTCCAGCACCAATGACAACAGCCAGAATGGCGCGGGGCAGGCGGATTTCCTGCATCACCAAGGTCAAGGGGCCGTAGCTGTCGTCGAACAACGCAGCCAGGCTTTCGCCCAGGCTCACATCGGCAGGCCCCAAGGAAAGTGACACCAGGAACAAGGCCACAACAGCAGTCAAAAGCGACAGTATCAATCGTGTCATTGCAGGGTTTCCTTTTCCAGCAAATGGCGGCGTTCCTGAGCCAGCTTTTCGATGGCGCGCAGCACATGCGGCGTGCCGCAGACCCAATCCGCATCACGCATCTGTCCAGAGGCACTTTGGGCGATCAGTTGCCGCACCACGGGGTGGGCTAGGTTTTCTTCACTGCGCGAGGCCCGCGGATAGGGGGAGGTCGTCACCAGCAGATCGGGTTGCGCCATGGCCAGCACTTCCAGGGGGAGCTTTCCAGAGCGCTCATAGCCAAGTTCGGCAGCAATATTGCCGAGCCCTGCGGATGCCAGGATTTGTCCGGCCAGGGTTTTGGGCCCAGAGGTGTAGCTGTTGGCAGCATAGAGCGCGGCACGCGGCTGCTGCCCGGGCCCGGGCAGCAGGTCTGTTAGCTGCTTATCGAACTCCGACAGCAGGTCTGCGGCGGCCTCCTGTCGCTGCAAGACCTCGCCCATTTCGCGGATGCGATTGCGTACATCCTGTAGGGAGTTGGCGGGTTGGAAGACCTCAACGCGCACGCCAAGACGTTGCAGCATGTCGGTTGTTGCCCGTGTTGAATAGGCACCGGCGATGACCAGATCCGGCTTGATCAGGTAGATTTCTTCTGCCTGGCCATGATTGACCGGATAGGCCATGGCTGTGTCCGCCATGGCCGAGGCACGCTTGTCGCGCGCGATATAGGAAACCGAGGCCAGCTGCCCGGGGGCCGCCAGCAGCATGGCCAGCTGATCCGTGCAGAGGTTCATTGAAACCACGCGCGCGGGCCCGGCAAAGGCGCCAGTGGCGGCCCAAAACAGGGCCAGTGCTATTCCGGGCAGTTTGCGCATGGATCAGAACGAGGCCTTTACGCCGAAATAGGCGGCACGGCCCCGTTTGGCATAGCCCCAGACATCCGTGTAATCCTCGTCAAACAGGTTGGTGACACGGCCTGTCAAAACCACGTTGTTTGTTAGCTCATACTGGGCCGATAGATCCACGGTGGTGTAGTCTGGTAGTTGGGCGGTGGCATAGGAGCCAAAGAACTGGCTGTCCCAATTGCCGGCCACATGGCGGAGGTCAGCCGTTACGGAGCCACGGCCATTAAAGGCCTGCAGGGTGGCGCTCAGCAGCAGCTCATGTTCCGGGCGGCGCACTTCAACTGAGCCATCGGGATTGCTGGCGTCCAGATAGGTGTAGGTCAGACGCAAGTCGAGGGTGTCTGTGGCGTCGAGACTGGCGGCGAGCTCAACGCCCTTTCGGTCACTGTCACCTGCCTGGTTGCGGTAGGATCTGGTGGTGGGGTTTACCACATAGTTTTCGATCTCACCGGTCAGGGTCTCGTCAAAGTAGGTCACGTCAACCAGCCCGCGTCCCTGCAGGAATGGGACCTCGACACCGATGTCGAAACTGCGGTTTTCTTCCGGTTTCAGGTTCGGATTGCCGAGATAGGTGGTTGTGCCATACGTCACATTGGCAAAGAGTTCGAAATAGGAGGGGTTAACCACGCCTGTCCCCGCCGAGCCATGCAGGCGGATGCCACTGCCCGCAAAAGTATATGAGGCGCTGGCGGTCCAGCTGGTTGCATCCTCAAAGGCGCTGTTATTGTCGCGTCGCACGCCAAGTTGCAGATCCAGGCCATTGGCAAAGCTGCCACGGTACTCCAAGGCGAATGAGTTGGTGCGGCGCGCATAAAGCGGGTTGCTGCTGCTGGAATCCTCGTCCCATTCCAGCATCGCGTTCAGCTGGTGATTGGCCTGATCAACAGGCTGCCCATCCAGACCAAAGCTCAGCAGATATTTGGCTGCTTCTGTCGTGGTCTCGGTTGGGGTGCCACCATTGCTGGCGCTGTCAAAATCGGTGCGCTCCAAAGACAGGCGATGCTTCAAACGCCCCCCCAAGGTGTCCAACTCGGCATAGATCTGCGCCAGGCTCTCGTCCCGCTCACTGAATTGGGTTGGATCGTCCACCACATAACCGGCCGCATCGGTTGCGATGGCGGAGGTGCTGTCGCTGTCGTAGTGTTCGTCCGAGGAGCGCAGGTTGAAGCCGAGTTTCAATCGTTCCGTGACTAGGTAGTCGCCTTTCAGCTGAAGCGTCGTGCGACGAATGCCATCTTCTTCGCCGCCATCGCCGGAGATGTCGTAGCCATCGTCTTGGTCATGGGCCAGGCTGAAAGAGATGCCACCACGCTCAGAGCGTGTGGAGACCCGTGCAGAGGCGCGGTAGCCGTCAGATCCAACCTCGGCGCTGCCACCGTATTCGGTGCCGATGCCGCCGGTCTTGGTAATGATGTTGATCACCCCGGCCGAGGCGTTGGAGCCATAAAACACCGATTGTGGACCCCGCAGGACCTCAATGCGTTCGATATTGGCGGTGTCCAGACCGGACAGGATGTATTCGCTATCGCCGCCGGAGGCTTCAACGCCATCAATCAGTATCAGGGTGTGGTTGGCTTCGCCGCCGCGAATGCGGATTTGAGTGAAACTGTCACCGGAGCCATTGACCATCAGGCCGGGCACTGCCCGCAGTGCATCCTGGACGGTGGTGATGCCGCGTTCCTGGATCTCTTCGCTGGTGAGAACCGAGGCTGAGCGGCCGTATCTTTGGGCCTCAATAGGCGTGAAGCCACCAGAAATGATGATCTCGCCCAGGTCGGTAACCTCAGAGTCTTGGGCCAATGCAATAGCGGGGGTCGCGGCCAGAGCCGCAGCCAAGGACAGGCGTGCCTTGCGCATAATTCAATTCCTCCCGGCCTGGTGTCAAAGCACAGGCCAAGCAGCTGCCCATAGCGGACAGCTCGTTCAAAATGAGAGCCTTTGAGAGGACGTGCCTCCGCAGACGGTGAAAACGCCACCACTACGGAAAACCGTTATCTACAGCGCGCCCCGCACCGGGATAGGGTGATCATTCTGGCAGGTCTCCTGACTTGCGGGTCGAGGCTTTGCTGCGCCTTCCCGCCCTATTGGGGCAGTGGCATTTTGCAGCATTGCTCTCCGCTCACAGTTGCGGGGGCAGTCACGGATTAGGCGCCTATTGGCTACACCTCACCGTGTTCCCTATTATCCGGGTGGTCTCCCAGCCGGACCAGAATGCTCACGACTTAGTCCGGCATTGTCCGCTCTGTCAAGAAGCGAGTTCACAGCGGATCGCTTGAGAACAGTCGCATGGTGAGGTTTGGGTGCGCAGCACTGCAGGTGGCGGACTGGGCGACTTTGTTGCACCAGAGCAGGGTTATTGATGCGCCCATTTGTTCCCTTTATGTTCACGTGCATGCGAGTCGAGTTTCATAATGTTTTTCCCCTGCGCCGTGCCCGCGTCCATGAGGTCTGCGGGGCCGGAGCCATGGGGTTTGCGGTGCTGGCCGCACGGGGGCCTGTGCTTTGGATTCGGCAAGCGTGGCTGTCCGAGACCCTGACGCCACAGGGGATGCTGCCGCTCTTTGATCCGGCGCAGATGTTGCTGGCCCGCCCCAAGGATCAGCTGGACGCGCTTGCGGTGGCCGAAGAGGGTCTCAAAGATGGGGCGCTGCCCCATGTGGTGCTCGAAATAACCCGTCCGCTTGATCTGCGCGAGGGGCGGCGGTTGCAATTGGCGGCCAAGGCGGGGGGCACGACGGGGCTGTGCATTATCCCGGAAGGCATGGGATCGAATGCTGCGGAAACCCGCTGGCACGCCCGTCCGGTTTTTGATTTTGAACAAGAAGACTCGACTCTGAAGCGCTGGGAAATTACCAAGAACAAATCAGGAACATTGGGAGCCTGGCATGTGCGATGGGATCAGCAAACGAGTCGTCTCGATGTGGTTTCCCCGGTTGGCGAGCGACCGGGTTCTGCGGGCGCGCCCGGTTGACGGGGCTTTTGCGCTGACGCTGAAGGCCAAGAATACCGAACGAATTTATTGCCTCAACCGGGCGGCGGAACAGGCCGGCCTGGGCCGCGGGATGAGCTTTGCTGATGCGCGCGCCTTTTGCCCCGATCTGATCAGCCAGCCCGCCCGCCCTGATCTCGACAGGGCTTTCCTTGCCAGCCTGCGCCGCTGGGCGACGCGCTATTGTCCCTGGGTGGGCTATGAGGGGATGGATGGTCTGGTGCTTGATGTCAGTGGCGCGACCCATCTTTGGGGCGGTGAGCCTATGATGCTGGCTGATATGCGGGCGCGGGCCAGCCGTGCGGGATTGGAGCTGCGCCTTGGGCTGGGGGAGAGCCGTGGCGCGGCCTGGGCGCGGGCACATTACGGCGAGGCACAGAGCACGCTCACCGATTTGCCCGTTGCTGCGTTGCGGATTGACGATCAGATGGTCACGGCGCTGCAACGTCTTGGTCTGCGTTGTATCGGCGATCTCACTGTGGCGGCCCGTGCTCCGCTGGCCCGTCGGTTTGGCCCCGACCTGATGCTGCGGCTGGATCAGGCGATGGGGCATGTCTCTGAGCCGATCATGCCCGAAAGCGTGGCGCCGCAGTTTGCCACACGGATGAGCCTGCCTGACCCGATTGGCCTGACCGAGGACGTGATGGGCATCACCGCACGGCTGCTCAGACCGCTGTGCGACAAGCTCAAAGCCCAGGAAATGGGCGCGCGCCGCTTGTGTCTTACCCTGCGGCGGGTTGATCAGGGGCATCAGCAGGTCGAGCTGCGCCTGGCCGCGCCAATGCGCGACCCGAGCCGTATTTTGCCGCTGTTTGAGCGCGGCGTGGGCGAGGTCGACGCCGGGTTCGGGATCGACCAAATGCGGATTGAGGCGACGCTGATCGAGCCGCTCCCCGCCCAACAGATTGGCAGCGGCCAGAGCTCTCCCGACCAACTCAACGATCTGATCACCCGCATCGGCACCCGGATTGGGTTGGAGAATATCCAGCGCTTCCTGCCCGCCGACAGCCATATCCCCGAACGCGCCTTTTCCATTGCGCCCGCTGCCTTTAGCAAGCCCGAGACTGGTTGGGTCGCACCGCGTCCGCGCCCGCTGTGCCTGTTCCCCCCCGAGCCGATCGCGGCCCGTGGACCACAGCCCCCGGTTCAGTTTCGCTGGCGGCGGATGCGGCTCACAACGGGCCGTGCCATCGGCCCCGAACGGATCGCGCCGGAATGGTGGCTCTCGGATGACACCTGGCGTACGGGCCTGCGTGATTATTGGCAGGTGGACACCCGCGAAGGGCGGCGGCTCTGGCTGTTTTATACCCCGCAGAACCCGGGCTGGTTTGCACAGGGTGAATTCACATGACCCAG from Phaeobacter sp. G2 encodes the following:
- a CDS encoding adenosylcobinamide amidohydrolase; translation: MGRVTLQRPWIEFDLGADMQVLSWAVNRPGFATARHILWREVRNRDLPPELEVEEWFASELSARGSQDAVAFLTSRDVRHYCEAMAEVEGISAHAVATVGLSNAERVGSRVDYSGRNWGTINVALHLSEGLSQTGLIEAMSIAVQARTAAVMEAAIDLPSGTATGTGTDCLAVAAPAGATPYAGLHTAIGEAVGKAVYQAVHRGALDWKSTNSRRAEHA
- a CDS encoding ABC transporter ATP-binding protein; this translates as MSLLSVQNLSVTLRNRPVLQDVSFDIKPGEFVGLLGPNGTGKTSLMRAALGLLAATGHSSLAKMSASERARAVSWMPQSREIAWPIPVEKLVALGRLPHLPQGLRLPAADQALIDQAISRMGLECFRQRAASRLSGGEQARALIARALAQDTPLLMADEPAAGLDPAHQISTMEVFAALADEGRSALVSLHDLGLAARHCTRLILLAEGGILADGTPAQVLTPDLMARAFGISVWHQNTAEGPVFQPLEVL
- a CDS encoding iron ABC transporter permease; amino-acid sequence: MTRLILSLLTAVVALFLVSLSLGPADVSLGESLAALFDDSYGPLTLVMQEIRLPRAILAVVIGAGLGLAGAAMQGYLRNPLAEPGLIGVSSSAALGAVLAINTGLAAALPLGLPLAALAGALAGVFLVMSLAGPQGGSLSLILAGIAISALAGALTALVLNLSPNPFAANEIVFWMMGSLADRSMVHVWLVLPFVGVGIAILLTLARGLDALTLGEDAAQTLGMNLNRLRLLLVIGTASIIGGATAVAGAIGFIGLVVPHILRPFVGGQPSRLLWASGLSGAVMLQLADIAVRVILPARDLKLGVVTALVGAPLFLHLIYKTRKGLA
- a CDS encoding ABC transporter substrate-binding protein translates to MRKLPGIALALFWAATGAFAGPARVVSMNLCTDQLAMLLAAPGQLASVSYIARDKRASAMADTAMAYPVNHGQAEEIYLIKPDLVIAGAYSTRATTDMLQRLGVRVEVFQPANSLQDVRNRIREMGEVLQRQEAAADLLSEFDKQLTDLLPGPGQQPRAALYAANSYTSGPKTLAGQILASAGLGNIAAELGYERSGKLPLEVLAMAQPDLLVTTSPYPRASRSEENLAHPVVRQLIAQSASGQMRDADWVCGTPHVLRAIEKLAQERRHLLEKETLQ
- a CDS encoding TonB-dependent receptor; translation: MRKARLSLAAALAATPAIALAQDSEVTDLGEIIISGGFTPIEAQRYGRSASVLTSEEIQERGITTVQDALRAVPGLMVNGSGDSFTQIRIRGGEANHTLILIDGVEASGGDSEYILSGLDTANIERIEVLRGPQSVFYGSNASAGVINIITKTGGIGTEYGGSAEVGSDGYRASARVSTRSERGGISFSLAHDQDDGYDISGDGGEEDGIRRTTLQLKGDYLVTERLKLGFNLRSSDEHYDSDSTSAIATDAAGYVVDDPTQFSERDESLAQIYAELDTLGGRLKHRLSLERTDFDSASNGGTPTETTTEAAKYLLSFGLDGQPVDQANHQLNAMLEWDEDSSSSNPLYARRTNSFALEYRGSFANGLDLQLGVRRDNNSAFEDATSWTASASYTFAGSGIRLHGSAGTGVVNPSYFELFANVTYGTTTYLGNPNLKPEENRSFDIGVEVPFLQGRGLVDVTYFDETLTGEIENYVVNPTTRSYRNQAGDSDRKGVELAASLDATDTLDLRLTYTYLDASNPDGSVEVRRPEHELLLSATLQAFNGRGSVTADLRHVAGNWDSQFFGSYATAQLPDYTTVDLSAQYELTNNVVLTGRVTNLFDEDYTDVWGYAKRGRAAYFGVKASF
- a CDS encoding DNA polymerase Y family protein, translating into MCDGISKRVVSMWFPRLASDRVLRARPVDGAFALTLKAKNTERIYCLNRAAEQAGLGRGMSFADARAFCPDLISQPARPDLDRAFLASLRRWATRYCPWVGYEGMDGLVLDVSGATHLWGGEPMMLADMRARASRAGLELRLGLGESRGAAWARAHYGEAQSTLTDLPVAALRIDDQMVTALQRLGLRCIGDLTVAARAPLARRFGPDLMLRLDQAMGHVSEPIMPESVAPQFATRMSLPDPIGLTEDVMGITARLLRPLCDKLKAQEMGARRLCLTLRRVDQGHQQVELRLAAPMRDPSRILPLFERGVGEVDAGFGIDQMRIEATLIEPLPAQQIGSGQSSPDQLNDLITRIGTRIGLENIQRFLPADSHIPERAFSIAPAAFSKPETGWVAPRPRPLCLFPPEPIAARGPQPPVQFRWRRMRLTTGRAIGPERIAPEWWLSDDTWRTGLRDYWQVDTREGRRLWLFYTPQNPGWFAQGEFT